One segment of Fuscovulum ytuae DNA contains the following:
- a CDS encoding ABC transporter ATP-binding protein, with product MTSGLSIAGVGYRYGPREALVDIALEVPAGRFCALLGPNGAGKSTLFALLTRLFTTPSGRIVVAGHDLSQAPLAALARMGVVFQQPTLDADLTVRRNLLYFAALHGIDGREAEKRATEALDRLGMAERAGEKVRALNGGHRRRMELARALIHRPAVLLLDEPTVGLDAASRAAITDHVHTLAADGMAVLWATHLTDEVRDDDDLAILHRGRMLAQGRAGDLRGDQPLREMFLKMTAEGAA from the coding sequence AGGCGCTGGTCGATATCGCATTGGAGGTTCCGGCGGGGCGCTTTTGCGCCCTGCTTGGCCCGAACGGGGCAGGGAAATCGACGCTTTTCGCGCTCCTGACACGGCTGTTCACGACACCGAGCGGGCGGATTGTTGTAGCAGGCCATGACCTTTCACAGGCCCCGCTTGCTGCGTTGGCGCGCATGGGCGTGGTGTTTCAGCAACCGACGCTGGATGCCGACCTGACGGTGCGGCGTAACCTTCTTTATTTCGCGGCTCTGCACGGGATTGATGGCCGCGAGGCGGAAAAGCGGGCCACCGAGGCACTGGATCGGCTGGGGATGGCAGAACGTGCTGGCGAAAAGGTGCGCGCGCTGAACGGCGGGCATCGGCGGCGGATGGAACTGGCGCGCGCGCTGATCCATCGGCCCGCGGTCCTGCTGTTGGACGAGCCGACCGTGGGCCTGGATGCCGCTTCCCGCGCTGCGATCACGGATCACGTCCATACTTTGGCGGCAGATGGGATGGCCGTTCTCTGGGCCACGCATCTGACCGATGAGGTGCGCGACGATGACGACCTGGCGATCTTGCATCGCGGCCGAATGCTGGCGCAGGGCAGGGCGGGCGATCTGCGCGGGGACCAACCTTTGCGCGAGATGTTCTTGAAGATGACGGCGGAGGGGGCCGCATGA
- a CDS encoding ABC transporter permease codes for MIWLRALVAILHREALRFVGQRGRLVAALVRPLVWLFIFAAGFRAALGLSIIPPYQTYITYETYIVPGLLGMICLFNGMQSSLSLVYDREMGSMRLLLTAPLPRWWLLFSKLLAGTLVSVLQCLLFLGIAALWGVRPPAVGYVAVLPAILLAGLMLGALGLMLSSVIRQLENFAGVMNFVIFPMFFLSSALYPLWKMKEGSPFLAQLCSFNPFTHAVEAIRFALYGQLNLPALGWTVLAFAIFAAAAVRGYDPARGMQAKKA; via the coding sequence ATGATCTGGCTGCGCGCCTTGGTGGCGATCCTTCACCGTGAAGCGTTGCGCTTTGTAGGTCAGCGTGGGCGATTGGTCGCGGCGCTGGTGCGTCCACTGGTCTGGCTGTTCATCTTTGCGGCGGGGTTCCGCGCGGCGCTGGGCCTGTCGATCATTCCGCCCTATCAGACCTATATCACCTACGAGACCTATATCGTGCCGGGCCTTCTAGGGATGATCTGCCTGTTCAACGGGATGCAATCCTCCTTATCGCTCGTTTATGACCGCGAGATGGGGTCGATGCGGCTTCTCTTGACCGCACCCTTGCCGCGTTGGTGGCTTTTGTTTTCCAAACTTCTCGCCGGGACACTGGTTTCGGTTCTGCAATGCTTGTTGTTTCTTGGCATTGCAGCGCTTTGGGGCGTGCGGCCGCCGGCTGTTGGCTATGTCGCAGTCCTTCCGGCGATTTTGTTGGCGGGGCTGATGCTGGGAGCGTTGGGGCTGATGCTGTCGTCGGTCATCCGGCAGTTGGAGAATTTCGCCGGCGTGATGAATTTCGTAATCTTCCCGATGTTCTTCCTGTCATCGGCACTTTATCCCCTGTGGAAGATGAAGGAAGGCAGCCCGTTTCTGGCGCAACTCTGCAGCTTCAACCCTTTCACCCATGCGGTAGAGGCAATCCGCTTTGCGCTTTACGGTCAGTTGAACTTGCCCGCACTGGGCTGGACGGTGCTTGCCTTTGCCATTTTCGCCGCGGCGGCGGTGCGGGGTTATGATCCCGCACGGGGGATGCAGGCGAAGAAGGCCTGA